The Balearica regulorum gibbericeps isolate bBalReg1 chromosome 27, bBalReg1.pri, whole genome shotgun sequence genome contains a region encoding:
- the BRF2 gene encoding transcription factor IIIB 50 kDa subunit, translating into MAAMAAMAAGGSCPGCGSAALVEDAHYAQQQLVCASCGCVLAEGLLTTTYAEEEHLREVAYSQSTGQKEQLSRCLQRGIRRVQDLCKVLQLPTVFEETAVSYFQRAVQHPSFHLVSLEKKELLGGCCVFVTCRQHSWPLTMGTICSLLYAKQELFASVYLSLQKELELSVPALSLADLVKTHLNSFRLFQHAADVPAPFVEDKEKMVTRTMQIVELASETWLVTGRHPVPIVTAAAFLSWQSLQPAARLTCTFARFCKAAGVDLPPPAHLRLKELLEILLRMASQLAWLRVFKMDKKTVVKHIGDLLQHRIFLLKNAFCLEDEEEQRATAPGEHSPVSPPSQEEGCPAEGKRQREGGPGPLLPPCLTNPRKRLRTAAPSASDLAITGDEPISDSEIEQYLRGPEEIRAFRQAKAWP; encoded by the exons ATGGCGGCGATGGCGGCGATGGCGGCGGGGGGCAGCTGCCCCGGCTGCGGCTCCGCGGCGCTGGTGGAGGACGCGCACTACGCGCAACAGCAGCTGGTCTGCGCCTCCTGCGGCTGCGTCCTCGCCGAGGGGCTCCTCACCACCACCTACGCCGAGGAGGAGCACCTGCGAG AGGTGGCGTATTCCCAGAGCACTGGTCAGAAAGAGCAGCTGAGCCGCTGCCTGCAGCGAG GCATCAGGCGGGTCCAGGATCTCTGTAAAGTCCTCCAGCTCCCGACGGTGTTCGAGGAAACGGCGGTGTCGTACTTCCAGAGAGCTGTGCAGCACCCCTCCTTCCACCTGGTCAGTCTGGAGAAGAAGGAGctcctggggggctgctgcgTCTTCGTGACTTGTcgacagcacagctggccccTGACAATGGGGACGATCTGCTCCCTCCTTTACGCGAAGCAGGAGCTGTTTGCCAGCGTCTACCTGAGCCTTCAGAAAGAGCTGGAGCTCTCTGTGCCGGCCCTGAGCCTGGCAGACCTGGTAAAGACACACCTGAACAG ttttcGGCTATTCCAGCATGCGGCTGACGTCCCTGCCCCGTTTGTGGAGGACAAGGAGAAGATGGTCACCCGAACGATGCAGATCGTGGAGCTGGCCAGCGAGACATGGCTGGTCACTGGCCGGCACCCTGTTCCCATCGTCACGGCCGCGGCTTTCCTGTCGTGGCAGTCGCTGCAGCCCGCTGCACGCCTCACCTGCACTTTTGCCCGTTTCTGCAAGGCGGCGGGTGTCGATCTGCCCCCACCGGCGCACCTGAGGCTGAAGGAGCTTCTCGAGATCCTCCTGAGAATGGCCTCCCAGCTCGCTTGGCTGAGGGTGTTTAAAATGGACAAGAAAACGGTGGTCAAGCACATTGGGGACCTGCTGCAACACCgaattttcctgctgaaaaatgccttctgcctggaggatgaggaggagcaGCGTGCCACGGCCCCAGGCGAGCACTCCCCTGTCTCTCCTCCATCGCAGGAGGAAGGCTGTCCCGCGGAAGGGAAACGCCAGCGTGAGGGCGGCCCGGGGCCCTTGCTGCCACCCTGCCTTACCAATCCAAGGAAGAGACTGCGGACGGCAGCCCCGAGCGCTTCAGACTTGGCCATCACCGGCGACGAGCCCATCTCCGACAGTGAAATCGAACAGTACCTGCGGGGCCCGGAAGAGATCCGGGCCTTCAGGCAGGCCAAGGCCTGGCCGTGA
- the ADGRA2 gene encoding adhesion G protein-coupled receptor A2 — protein MRRAAALVLVLLVLSGGGAARSCPAQSLGCKCAAERPKAPGGPAAPRRRVVCIGGGLPVPPEPRLLPDGTATLLLSNNKITVLENGSFFGLRALEKLDLKNNLISTVQPGAFLGLPELKRLDLSNNRIGCLSASVFQGLPNLLRLNMSGNIFSSLPPGVFDELPSLKVVDFATEYLTCDCNLRWVLPWARNRSAQISERTACIYPRHLHAFPLRSVRESQLRCAGTPELHTHHLIPSLRQVVFQGDRLPFQCTATYLDNSTQIRWYHNHEPVEEDEQTGVIVEESLIHDCTFITSELILSNIHVSANGEWECAVSTSQGNVSKKVEIVVLETSASYCPAERVTNNRGDFRWPRTLAGITAYQPCLQYPFAAVPAGGGSVAEKQAWRRCDRTGRWEEGNYSHCLYTNDITRVLYTFVLMPINASNALTLAHQLRVYTAEAANFSDMVDVLYVAQMIEKFIGYVDQIKQLTDVIVEMASNIMLVDDHILWMSQKEEKACTSIVRSLEKIAAHTLSSNSQHMAVNSRNIAFEAYVVKPESYVGLSCVAFQRRDGGLAGRPPQAERGSEPLPDQQLRLRCTTGRPNVSLTSFHIKNSIALASIQLPPSLFASPIPATPLADCKLQLLVFRNGKLFCSTGNSSRLADDGKRRSVATPVIYAGTYGCGVGNLSEPVAVSLRHPGEGADPVAAYWNFEVLGGMGGWSAEGCQLAAREPNVTSLHCRHLSNVAVLMELSGFPSEARGAVEVLHPAMYTCTAVLLLCLFTTIITYIVNHGTILIPRKVWHMLLNLCFHIAMTAAVFAGGITLTGYLIVCQAVGIILHYSSLSTLLWMAVKARVLYKEATWKAPRQPDGDASQPAPRPMLRFYLIAGGIPLIICGITAAVNIHNYHDNNPYCWLVWRPSLGAFYVPVAFILLVTWIYFLCAGLSLQCRPSRRKDIPEPLEPPPRLGGAGDLLTDSGSISVTLNSGPPCPEADGVYSLQVQFWALVTTHTLYVALWTFGAMAVSQRWYLNIIFSCLYGITAVALGLFIFIHHCVRRRDVLNSWFSCCPSYRNALPMQAYVHPGLVPEDGSQVFIGCDPEVARSGASSSSSPSSAGSAGGRCKLTNLQVAQSQADTRPAACPEPDPADGKTAGTGRHASNLHSRRNHRGRTKQCRDGKHHRLKMLRGPSSEHPSSESGSLHNSHSESYHSGRNSPVSSGRVGPRAPQDGEMAPSHSEGSDGGRRAPDFTEARRRSASRDNLRQANAAEKEAKRRSYPLNVASHNGGLKGSKYDINLASADSVAGMKTGLWKSETTV, from the exons GCCTGAGCGCCAGCGTCTTCCAGGGGCTCCCCAACCTCCTCAGGCT GAACATGTCCGGGAACATTTTCTCCAGCCTCCCACCCGGTGTCTTCGACGAGCTCCCCTCCCTGAAAGTTGT GGACTTTGCCACCGAGTACCTGACGTGTGACTGCAACCTGCGCTGGGTGCTGCCCTGGGCTCGCAACCGCTCGGCGCAGATCTCGGAGCGGACGGCGTGCATCTACCCCCGACATCTCCACGCCTTCCCCCTGCGCAGCGTGCGGGAAAGCCAGCTCCGCTGCG CGGGCACCCCGGAGCTGCACACCCACCACCTCATCCCGTCGCTGCGCCAGGTGGTTTTCCAGGGCGACCGGCTGCCCTTCCAGTGCACGGCCACCTACCTGGACAACAGCACCCAGATCCGATGGTACCACAACCATGAGCCGGTGGAGGAGGACGAGCAGACGGGTGTCATCGTGGAGGAGAGCCTCATCCATGACTGCACCTTCATCACCAG CGAGCTCATCCTCTCCAACATCCATGTCTCCGCCAACGGCGAGTGGGAGTGTGCCGTCTCCACCTCCCAGGGCAATGTCAGCAAGAAGGTGGAGATCGTGGTGCTGGAGACCTCCGCGTCCTACTGCCCTGCCGAGCGGGTCACCAACAACCGCGGGGACTTCAG GTGGCCCCGCACCCTGGCAGGCATCACCGCCtaccagccctgcctgcagtaCCCCTTCGCCGCGGTGCCGGCTGGCGGGGGCTCGGTGGCGGAGAAGCAGGCGTGGCGGCGCTGCGACCGCACCGGGCGCTGGGAGGAGGGCAACTACTCCCACTGCCTCTACACCAACGACATCACCCGTGTCCTCTACACCTTCGTGCTG ATGCCCATCAATGCCTCCAACGCCCTGACCCTGGCTCACCAGCTCCGCGTCTACACAGCTGAGGCAGCCAACTTCTCGGACATGGTCGATGTCCTCTATGTGGCCCAGATGATAGAGAAGTTTATTGGCTACGTGGACCAGATCAAGCAG CTGACGGATGTGATCGTGGAGATGGCCAGCAACATCATGCTGGTGGATGACCACATCCTGTGGATGTcgcagaaggaggagaaggcttGCACCAGCATCGTCCGCTCCCTGGAGAAGATCGCTGCCCACACGCTCAGCAGCAACTCCCAGCACATGGCAGTG AACTCACGCAACATCGCCTTTGAGGCGTACGTGGTGAAGCCCGAGAGCTacgtggggctgagctgcgTGGCTTTCCAGCGGCGGGACGGGGGTCTGGCCGGGCGTCCCCCCCAGGCCGAGCGGGGGTCCGAGCCCCTGCCCGACCAGCAGCTGAGGCTGCGCTGCACCACGGGACGCCCCAACGTCTCCCTGACCAGCTTCCACATCAAG AACAGCATCGCCCTGGCCTCCATCCAGCTGCCGCCCAGCCTCTTCGCCAGCCCCATCCCGGCCACGCCGCTGGCCGACTGCAAGCTCCAGCTGCTGGTCTTCCGCAACGGCAagctcttctgcagcacaggcaaCTCCTCCCGCCTGGCCGACGATGGCAAGCGCCGCAGCGTGGCCACACCGGTCATCTACGCCGGGACTT ACGGCTGCGGAGTGGGAAACCTGTCGGAGCCAGTGGCCGTGTCGCTGCGGCACCCCGGGGAGGGTGCGGACCCGGTGGCTGCGTACTGGAACTTTGAGGTGCTGGGGGGCATGGGGGGCTGGAGCGCCGAGGGCTGCCAGCTGGCCGCCCGGGAGCCCAACGTCACCTCCCTGCACTGCCGGCACCTGAGCAACGTGGCTGTGCTCATG gagcTGAGCGGTTTCCCCAGCGAGGCACGAGGCGCCGTGGAGGTGCTGCACCCAGCCATGTACACCTGCACAGccgtgctgctgctctgcctcttcACCACCATCATCACCTACATCGTCAACCACGG CACCATTCTGATCCCGCGGAAGGTCTGGCATATGCTGCTCAACCTCTGCTTCCACATCGCCATGACGGCTGCTGTCTTCGCGGGAGGCATCACCCTCACCGGTTACCTGATCGTCTGCCAAGCG GTCGGCATCATCTTGCACTACTCCTCGCTCTCCACGCTGCTGTGGATGGCAGTGAAAGCCAGAGTGCTCTACAAGGAGGCGACCTGGAAGGCACCGCGGCAGCCGGATGGGGACGCGTCCCAGCCGGCCCCCAGACCCATGCTACG ATTCTACCTGATCGCCGGTGGGATCCCCCTCATCATCTGCGGGATCACCGCGGCCGTCAACATCCACAACTACCACGACAACAACCCCTA CTGCTGGCTGGTGTGGCGGCCCAGCCTGGGGGCTTTCTACGTCCCCGTGGCTTTCATCTTGCTCGTCACCTGGATTTACTTCCTCTGCGCCGGGCTCAGCCTCCAGTGCCGACCGTCGCGCCGGAAAGACATCCCCGAGCCACTggagccgccgccgcggctGGGGGGTGCCGGTGACCTCCTGACAGACTCCGGGTCCATCTCGGTGACGCTGAACTCGGGGCCGCCCTGCCCTGAGGCGGACGGCGTCTACTCTCTGCAGGTGCAATTCTGGGCGCTGGTGACCACCCACACCTTGTACGTGGCTCTGTGGACGTTTGGTGCCATGGCCGTGTCCCAGCGCTGGTACCTGAACATCATCTTCAGCTGCCTCTATGGCATCACCGCCGTGGCACTGGGACTCTTTATCTTCATCCACCACTGCGTCCGGCGCCGGGACGTCCTCAATTCCTGGTTCTCCTGCTGCCCCTCCTACAGGAATGCGCTGCCCATGCAGGCGTACGTCCACCCCGGGCTGGTGCCGGAGGACGGCTCGCAGGTCTTCATCGGCTGCGACCCAGAGGTGGCTCGCTCCggcgcctcctcctcctcctcgcccagCAGCGCCGGCTCAGCCGGGGGCCGCTGCAAGCTCACCAACCTGCAGGTAGCCCAGAGCCAGGCAGACACCcgcccagctgcctgcccggAGCCGGACCCCGCCGACGGCAAGACCGCCGGCACCGGCAGGCACGCCAGCAACCTCCACAGCCGCAGGAACCACCGGGGCAGAACTAAGCAGTGCCGGGACGGGAAGCACCACCGCTTGAAAATGCTGCGGGGCCCCTCCTCGGAGCATCCCTCCAGCGAGAGCGGGAGCCTCCACAACAGCCACTCCGAGAGCTACCACAGTGGCAGGAACAGCCCCGTCAGCAGCGGCCGCGTGGGGCCACGGGCCCCCCAGGACGGGGAGATGGCGCCCAGCCACTCGGAAGGCAGCGACGGTGGACGGCGGGCGCCCGACTTCACCGAGGCTCGCCGGAGGAGCGCCAGCAGGGACAACCTGCGGCAAGCCAACGCCGCCGAGAAGGAGGCGAAGCGCCGGTCCTACCCGCTCAACGTGGCCAGCCACAACGGCGGCCTCAAGGGCAGCAAGTACGACATCAACCTGGCCAGCGCTGACAGCGTGGCAGGGATGAAGACCGGCCTCTGGAAGAGCGAAACCACCGTGTAA